GCAATTATAGAGAGCTTTAATTTTAACTTGACTAATCTTTTTAAGCCGATAGAACAAATGTAACTTAACTTTTTTCTGGGTTCGTTACGTTACATGCATGCGAGTTACCACTCGCCAGTTGATCAGCATCAAAGAAGGGAGAAAACAGCAACATGCCTTAATGCCAGATTTGGCAGTGTTAGAAGTGAGTAAAACCTAGTCAAGTAGGAAATTTGTGGGCATCAAATGAACAATCAATCATCTGCCTTGATGACTTATTAGGCAATTGCCCTTGGGGGGTTTTTGACAACAGTAATAAGAGAACAGAGAACCGCTTAGGTGATTGCCCTTGTATTAGTTATGATTGCTTACATAGTCCCtgtcaaataaaaaagagaaaaagaggagaCAAGAATGATATCCATGATTCCTTTGTACAAGTTCTTCCTTTACAGACAACAGAGAATTCCAAAAAGGTTTGGTGCGTATAAAGAATGTAATGTGTATAATGCTGTTCAACCACCCCACTAGGTTGCTCAGCTGCTTTGGATCTGCAAAGCCAAGTTTGCTCGGCTTATTGGAATCATCATCTACTCTAAAGACAGACGTCGGTTTCggtttaataaactgaattggGGAGAAAAACTTTGTTGTTCAAAGAACATAAGGGTACCTGTTTTGATTGATTAAGCAAAAGGAAATATGCTTTTAGAAAAGGGTTGAGATTCTGAGCAATTTAAAATTGGAATTTAAGGGAGGTTACTCATTTcttttgtgcataaattataACTTGAGGACACAAAACATGATGGTTGACCCACCATTTTCTGGTTGCTTCCCTTTGCTAACACCGTTACAACTAACAAAAACTTTTGGAGAATTGACAAAGTACTGGATCCTGTAATACTTTGGAGGATTCACTTTGCTACTAAAATAGATAGAATCCAGTAGCTTGTCTTAATTCTCTAAACTAATAAACTTCCCACGCGGCCACTTTGTTTACCATGGagataagagaaatgttatataaaaCACTTCTACCCAACTTTGATAATGCAGCATTGAATCTGttcttgtttaaaaataaataaaaatattaaagaccGATTATATTCGAACTAGTGGCTCATATTCTCATGGGCATGGAGAGTAATACGAGAGTACCAGTGTAGTGGCTAGTTGGCGGAGCATCATGACGGTACAGGATATTTTTGAGGTTTTCGTATCTGTTCGTACAATAaagttttgttataaatatattatactgtaaccctaaatcattattgaatatagCTGCACTCTTATAGATTTAAACACATTGCagaaccacgtaaatctgtgtcttgattttatcttgttctctctctcttttccattCTATATCATTCATCATTGTTGTGCACGGTAACAACAGATTAGCAATGCCACATCAACAAagtaacaacaaaaaataaatagaactTTCGATCTGCCCCTAGCTCTATAATCCACCCGCCTTTCCTTGTCCTTAAAAGCCCTCGTCTCCTAGGCTAGCCCTCTTTTTCAACTCGAGTCTTAAGGTTATTGGCTTTCATCATTGACGAACATGTGCgctaataaaacaaaaaagtggGAGTCTATGCCTTGAATGAATCAGTAACAACAAACTAGTGGAACGTGGGATCAAGAGAGAGATTGTGAGGGGGGGGAGAGGGGAAACGGATCATTtgcatttcaaatgaaataaagagcATCCATTTAGTGTATTTAAGAGGGGTAAaatggtattaaaaaaaatcaaacaattttaCCCCTCTAAATACACTAAATGAATGAATGCTctaatgaaatggagaggatcctttcTCTGCGGTGAGGGGGTGAATGACTATCAATCATCGGTGCACCTTCCCTTAAACCGGTCACAGAGCTCTCAACTGAGTTGTTTCTGGAATTTCATATCTAACTGTATAGCAACGAGGAGATCCTAGCCCAAGCTAAAATCGAGCTGGGCTAAGGTTGTGGTCTCTACAGTTGACATGCTATGGGAATTGGGAAGATATCACCAATTGTTTTCACACGCCAAAGTTTCTTAAATTCAATCTATTCAACTATATATCCCGTGTGCTTAAAAtgtgaaaatgtattttttatttttcatatcacCAATTAAATTTCCAATTCCGATATCAAAAGATGAAGACAAGCAGACTAATTGGGCTTTATGCTATTGTCTTCCAATGAAGCCCATGATGGACACAAAACTGGCAATAAACATCCAAAATTGCAAATTACAAAGACTACTACATGATCCTATTCCACCCACACTCTACTGATCCCAGACAATCTCCTCTACAGACTACATACCAAGAAAGCAGATTTCCTTCATCTAAATTAAGCAACTCTTACAAAAGAATAACACGAAGACACAGACACTAGCATACACTCTAATGCTGTTGACACGCCTCTAAATGCCATCGGCACATCTAAGTACCAATTCTGCTGGGCTGAAACCAATGTTTATCGTGAAACTCCAGGCTCACCTCCATACTTCTTGTATTTACggttttttaatatcatttttgCTTCACATCACCGGAGAGCGTTTACAAAAGCCATCAACGAATCAACATCCCTCTTCTCCGTAGGATACTTGATTGCCCGAGAAGAGTATTTAGGGAAGAAAAGTATTGTGGGGAAGCTTCCTAGTTGCAGTTCTCGCTGGGCATACTCCTTCTGCTCACCATCTGCTCTGAACTTTCCCACCTTCACCCCACTCCCTGCCAACTTATCAGCCAACTCAACGTAAGATGCTTCCATTGCCtgttcaaaattcaaacaaaatccGATTAGAGTAAAATCCAGAAAAGAGTAACAGAATTTTGAGATGTCTGGAACATTATTTACCTGGCAGAAGCGGCACCATGGCGCATAGAGGACAACAATCCATGGTTCTTTTCGGTTCTCCAAGCGTGCCAAGTTCTCGATTCCAGTCCTGCTCAAGGTAACCAGATTCTCAGTGTTGAAAATATCAGGAATCGTGGGGGTGGTTCCATTTGCATGGAGTGCACCATTTCCATTACCATTTACGTTTTCATCCTTAATATTTCCTTTGTGGAGGCCGCACTCCTTGGCCTTGGCGTCCTCCCACCACCACCTTCCCTCCCTCTCATGCTGCCCTGGCAGGACAGCCCTCGTGCACGGCTCACAACCGATTGAGACATATCCTCGAGAATGCAATGAATTCACAGGCACATTCATGGCACGGAGGAAGTTCCATACGTCTTGACCCTGAACATTTGCCACCGGATTCCACTTCACCAGGCTACCAATCCCACCATCCATTCCCTCAAAAACTGGGTCCACCTGAACAACTGGAATCTCAGACCTAGTACCCGGAGACTGATCTTTTCTTTGGCCGGTGATCCAGGCACGGAGCCCCTTAAGCGCCCTCCTCAGGGGTCTCACCTTCCTCACACGGCAGCACTCCTGGTGCCCATCTTCATAAAAGGAGAACAGACCCTTGTTCCTTACTAATGCCTGAACTTCAACAGCATCAGGAAACATGTATTCAATGTGGATGCCATAGCGCTTCTCCACTGCGTCAAATAATTGATATGTCTCTGGGTTTAGTCTCCCAGTATCCAGGCTGAAGACCCTAAATGGTCGCCCGGTTAAATGTGCATACTCGATCAAAGCAACATCTTCAGCACCACTGCagaaaaattacatatttgTTTACTAACCAGATTGTTTCAATGGGTAACACTATACAGTAggtaaaaatttcaattcagaAAATGCTATGTACCAGTAATGCTACAACTACTGCTCGTAAAATTACCGCTTATCTCAATACACTAATTGAAATGGAGGGTAAATAACGAGTAGGTTGGAATTTACAACAAGCTAAATCACCATTTaactcaaaagtttaagctaataaaaaattattgacttaataatttaattaacattttaacgTATCAGCATGTGATTGAagccttaaaaaaatttaggcttAATAGAAATGATTGTTTTGATTGTTAAAGGGCCTTTGGTCCTGGGGATCTAGCTAGCAGGTTTGCTGCTAGAGTGTATTGTTCATTTTGTTTGGTctaatagcatttttcatatacGTAACTCAATACTCATGTAATCAGTGCAGTGAAATACAATCGTTTAACCAAAACTCTCTGCTTATCTTATAAACTAACACAAAGTTAATCGAATTGAACAAAGAGAAAGCCTACCTGAACGCAATCGCAATGTCGTTGCCGAACTTCTCAAGGGCTCTATCCATGATTTCAAGAGGAGATGAATTCTCAAGCTCTTTAGCCAATTGCTCATAGTCCTCTACCTCTACTTTCTCCGCCACTTCtgcaaaattattcaaaaaaaaaaaaaaaaaaaaaaaaattaacacaatcAGAATTGTCTCACAAATCAATGAAATCATCGTTATCATTACTTTAATCCTCAACTAATCAATCGATGATGTCATGCACATGTACAAAACTCACCAGGAGCAACGATAGTTGCCGCGAAAGGAACAACCGAATCGCTCCGCTTAGGCTCGGCGTTGACCGGTCTGACCGAGCACCGTCTTTGAGAGAAATTCACGGCCCGATCCGATAGCCGAAACGAACCGATTTTTTGTGGAGCTGTAAACCGAAACACAAACACACGCATTTAGACGTAATTCACAAGAAAGAAATTTTGTCTCTTAAGCGACGCCGTTTGATTTCAGTTTCTGGCAATGAGAAATTGAAATTCAACGAACCAAACAGTTACAGCTACATTATGATTGATCAAACAAAATCTAACGGATGTGAAAATTcggtaaaaataaataaaatgaagtaCCTTTGAGTTCATAGGAAGAACTGGAAAATGGAAAGCCAGAGCCAGATACAGCGGCGGAAGATGCAGAAGTAACAGCGAACGCCATTTGAGAATTGTTCAAAGaagctttcttcttttttttttcctgaatctaatttttttctctctctgttgTTTGATAGTCCTGAATCAGATGAAGGTTTAAATAAGGGCCAGAGAAAACAGCGAGTTTTAACGTTCATTGAACCTGGACGCTATTCCGTACATTAGGCGGCCTTGGTCGTTCTGCTTTCGTGGCAGATTCTCATTGGGTGGGAGTCTATCGCGTCGCTCAGCGATTTCGTCACGTCGCGTGCCCAGGTAAGAGCCGTGGTCAATTTCCGAGATTCTTCTGGGTGTTGTCTCGGTCCACAAGATTACTGTTAAAGTCGTTGATTATGGAAAACTCTTGGCCTTTCGATTTGTATTTGTCAGGATTCTAAGTTACCTGGGTCCCGTTAGATAATGGCTCCCTGATTTGAACTTTGAAGGAGGGAAGGTGATAAGGAAAATTCAAAATCAGTTTATATAATTTACGTGATTTATAAATAGTTTCTCATAAAAGTTTACATctctcttttaaattattatttaattgcaATATtccttcaaattatcaaaatattgtcaatgtatctcaatttttcaataaaacaataataccactataagttaaaaaaaaaaaaaaacaaaaaaaacaaaaacaaaaacaaatttttttgtgttattattaaaaaaaactaaaattttaatttcttaaaacaaatccaaaattttaatttaaaaaaaaaaactaaaaactttttaatttttcttttaatttttaaatttggccacccttcgtttttatgtatttatttttaaaatttttgtaattattattatcaattttattttattaagggtatttcgTCAATGGGGGagcattaataattttttaaagtttaaagggACACTGACAATTtggtgataattttaaaaggggTAGGTGGACTTTAACCTTAATTTTATTTGGTACTAAAatgagcttttttatttttttgacggaatattaaaatgaatttaaaGGCTCTTAGggtatgtaaaaaaaaaaaaacaatgctCCCAACcgtcaaatttcgtcaaaaacactttaaaaagtttcaaaatcTCAACATTGTTTTTAGATAAATGGTTAAAATCTTGTCaatatcaatatttattatttttaaaatataaaagatatatgaaaaatattactGAAGCTATTAATATACTGACCTGTTAAAAGTGATGAATATGGTAAAATCTCAACCGTTTTAATTTGGAAAACAATAgttaaaatttgagaaaatctaCCATAAGTATTTTAgactataaataaaatataaagtaagcttcttcttttcttttttcttttttcttttttgctatagaaaaaataataaaaaattatttgcagtGTGAATAGTGACTAGGCAGAATAGCTAAATAAAATACCGTCTCAAACAAGTCACAATATGGAAAGATTCGCATCAATTATCATGGTTGCGATCCTGGCTAGTGGCCGCTAGAATATTCTTTATCCGAATATACAAAgcttccctccctccctccccgaAAGTTCTCGCGCCTCTTCCACGTCCATTCATTGGTCCCCAACTCTTTTGTGTAGTGGGGGCACGTCAAAACCACaccatatatatagagaggaaAATTAAGGACCTTCGAATCTACGTATGaccatattaattattatatctGAAGTAGTGGTCGAGAAATGCTACTGGCATTTCTAAATTGCATTCCGTACCCACCGCCGGTACAAGACAGACTAAAGCCGGCCGGCcactatattttattatttcgtCATTTCTTACTGtattttaattgattaatttgAGCAACTATGATATCCAGCCATCATGGTGCATGATTCGGTGAAGGTGATGCAGGCAGATTGTGATGTGTAAAGGTTATTCCAATTGAATTGAAAGAGAGAATAACTGAGGCCATGCAATAGCATTTGTGGTTGGTGGTCTCTGCGTACGTCAAAAAAGTGAAccaaaaaatatgtaaagttcAAAAACTATTGGCTGGCTTGATTCCTttggattttgttgttgttgctctttaaagtaataattaaatacataaatttatattttaatatcattttaatttttttaaataattagtgatttaatgaataatactatttagtaggaGATTCAAATGTGATTCGAAGTTGGtgcatctaacggtgtatataAAGTCAATGTGTTATAACatcttttgaaaatttaaataatctACAATCATATACTTCTAGAAAGGGTCACTCCAGCTCATGGGGTGACCACGAACCACTTTCGGGGGTGGTCGCTGCCACCTCATGGGCTAAAGTGCCcatttactttattattattattttttattatttattttttgggataacttcataaaaaatgatatcgaattatacgttattttgagataagggtaccgaactagcaaacgtctcaaactggggTATCAAAGTTTCCAAACGTCATACTTAAGGGTACTCAGTTAGGATTTGTCATTAAATCTtacaaaaattcttaaaatatccttatgttttttttaaaaaaaataaattataaaaattttcaaagattcatgcataggtatttttgcaaattccgttaaattctaaccaacacctagATCATAacatctttttaaaatttttttcttaaaaaaataggggtattttgggtactccattagaatttaacagcaaatcctaatggagtacccttaagtgagacgttttgaaaattGGATACCTCAATTTGAGACATTTGCAAGTTCactacccttatctcaaaacaacgtataattcgatactcttttgtgaagttatcccttatttttttcaaatgataaGGGTAttatcagaagaaaaaaaaataataataataaaaaaagacatTTTTAGAACCTGATAGTAGTTTAATGAGTCACTTTAACTCAGGAGCAGAGGGacggggggtcgagaggggtcaacTGCCCCCCCCTCCAAGAATTTTCCCtgctcttataattttttttttgaaagtcaTCGTGGCCCCCCCTCAAAAACTCATCAAGgggcaaatattttttaagagattgagctttataagtcACACCATATTCTGCCATTTTTTTACTGAATTTTTAACCTAAAACCAGTCACCAGGTCGAAGAAGATGAGGTTGAAgaagacactttctcttttgataaaaatgcaccgttttgttaaaaacaaaacgTTCGTTTGAATTGTTTAAACCTTccgtcaaaaagaaaaaataaaaaaataaataatgctgCAGCAAGTGGGGGAGGACACGTCTAAAGTGAGACACTTGAAAGAAGGACACGTATAAGAATCTAAAGTAATGAGACTAGCTTCTCTTTTAATAGATGAAAGGAAACGTCTGAAGTAATGAGATTTGAGATTTGTGACTTCTTCGAGACAATATTACTTTCTACTGGAAGTCttcaacaattcaaatcaatttcttaaCAATTTTGTTTTAGAGTTTGAGAGGTAtgtaattaaacttttacattgattaagtttttatatttaaattgttcttttatatatatatataaa
This DNA window, taken from Alnus glutinosa chromosome 5, dhAlnGlut1.1, whole genome shotgun sequence, encodes the following:
- the LOC133868619 gene encoding 5'-adenylylsulfate reductase 2, chloroplastic-like yields the protein MAFAVTSASSAAVSGSGFPFSSSSYELKAPQKIGSFRLSDRAVNFSQRRCSVRPVNAEPKRSDSVVPFAATIVAPEVAEKVEVEDYEQLAKELENSSPLEIMDRALEKFGNDIAIAFSGAEDVALIEYAHLTGRPFRVFSLDTGRLNPETYQLFDAVEKRYGIHIEYMFPDAVEVQALVRNKGLFSFYEDGHQECCRVRKVRPLRRALKGLRAWITGQRKDQSPGTRSEIPVVQVDPVFEGMDGGIGSLVKWNPVANVQGQDVWNFLRAMNVPVNSLHSRGYVSIGCEPCTRAVLPGQHEREGRWWWEDAKAKECGLHKGNIKDENVNGNGNGALHANGTTPTIPDIFNTENLVTLSRTGIENLARLENRKEPWIVVLYAPWCRFCQAMEASYVELADKLAGSGVKVGKFRADGEQKEYAQRELQLGSFPTILFFPKYSSRAIKYPTEKRDVDSLMAFVNALR